The following are from one region of the Arcobacter defluvii genome:
- a CDS encoding phytanoyl-CoA dioxygenase family protein, with amino-acid sequence MKNLYPSRGKEEKIIKRVDKVVYSKEKVGKYSLNEKDIISYEENGFIIIPNAFNEKEIKKFKEELSILEKNEKNRKNSEFITEPNSDKLRTIFNQHFFSKIFKNLSKDSRILDKVKQILGSEVYIHHGRINIKRAYQGKSFPWHSDFETWHSEDGLPNCRCLSAWIMLSDNTEFNGPLYLIKGSHKKFVSCEGITPKDNYKKSLKKQEYGVPSINAIKELSKKDKLVSALGDAGTLVLHDGNILHGSPDNISPDDRTNIFYVYNSVKNIPLKPFASKSPRADFLCLKDFKPLKTINQ; translated from the coding sequence ATGAAAAATTTATATCCATCAAGAGGCAAAGAAGAAAAAATCATAAAGAGAGTTGATAAAGTTGTTTATTCTAAAGAAAAAGTTGGAAAATATTCGTTAAATGAAAAAGATATTATATCATATGAAGAAAATGGTTTTATAATAATACCTAATGCATTTAATGAAAAAGAAATTAAAAAATTTAAAGAAGAGTTATCCATACTTGAAAAAAATGAGAAAAATAGAAAAAATAGTGAGTTTATAACAGAACCAAATAGCGATAAATTAAGAACTATTTTTAATCAGCATTTTTTTAGTAAAATCTTTAAAAATCTATCAAAAGATTCAAGAATATTAGATAAAGTTAAACAAATTCTAGGAAGTGAAGTTTATATTCATCATGGAAGAATAAATATAAAAAGAGCATATCAAGGAAAATCTTTTCCTTGGCATAGTGATTTTGAAACTTGGCATAGTGAAGATGGATTACCAAATTGTAGATGTCTGTCTGCGTGGATTATGTTAAGTGATAATACAGAATTTAATGGTCCTTTATATTTAATAAAAGGTAGCCATAAAAAATTTGTATCTTGTGAAGGTATTACACCAAAAGATAATTATAAAAAATCTTTAAAAAAACAAGAATACGGAGTTCCTAGTATAAATGCAATCAAAGAGTTATCTAAAAAAGATAAATTAGTTTCAGCATTAGGAGATGCTGGTACTTTAGTTTTACATGATGGTAACATATTACATGGAAGTCCTGATAATATTTCACCTGATGATAGAACAAATATTTTTTATGTTTACAATAGTGTAAAAAATATTCCACTAAAACCTTTTGCTTCAAAATCTCCAAGAGCCGATTTTTTATGTTTAAAAGATTTTAAACCGTTAAAAACAATAAATCAATAG
- the folE gene encoding GTP cyclohydrolase I FolE → MTKEIEFENAVKKILTHIGEDINREGLIDTPSRVRKAFEFMCSGYKQDPKEIIEKALFTSTNDEMVVVKDIEFYSQCEHHMLPIIGKAHIAYIPNGKVIGLSKIPRVVDVFARRLQIQEQLTEQICDALNEHLKPKGVAVMIDARHMCMEMRGVEKICSTTVTSALRGLFKTNKTTKDEFLSIVAQSLHK, encoded by the coding sequence ATGACTAAAGAAATTGAATTTGAAAATGCTGTGAAAAAAATTCTTACGCATATAGGAGAAGATATTAATAGAGAAGGATTAATTGATACTCCAAGTCGTGTAAGAAAAGCTTTTGAATTTATGTGCAGTGGTTATAAACAAGACCCGAAAGAAATAATTGAAAAGGCTCTTTTTACATCAACAAATGATGAAATGGTTGTGGTAAAAGATATAGAATTTTATTCTCAATGTGAACATCATATGTTACCAATTATTGGAAAAGCACATATTGCTTATATTCCAAATGGAAAAGTTATTGGACTTAGTAAAATTCCTAGAGTTGTTGATGTTTTTGCAAGAAGATTACAAATTCAAGAACAATTAACTGAGCAAATTTGTGATGCTTTAAATGAACATTTAAAACCAAAAGGTGTTGCAGTTATGATTGATGCAAGACATATGTGTATGGAAATGAGAGGAGTTGAAAAAATTTGTTCAACTACTGTTACATCTGCTTTAAGAGGGCTTTTTAAAACAAATAAAACAACTAAAGATGAGTTTTTATCAATAGTTGCTCAATCTCTTCATAAATAA
- a CDS encoding GspE/PulE family protein, with protein sequence MKSILKNLIDYSLFERYDTEYFIKNKIVPLFEDNIYLKVAVCKSSNLNSIKNDFVKLISYEEVDELELLFILSNLDRKISLFTLCTKSIFQNSFEKYVNQFLDELLLFSIEVRASDIHIEKYKELVVFKFRVDGKLKTFFTFKEEFFRLISSYIKLISNLDMTMTRLPLDGRFSLTIENKKYDFRVSTMPTLEAESIVLRILDNKNINKNLLTLGLSINLLDVLKESLKLTQGLILISGPTGSGKTTTLYSILKELNSEEKKIITVEDPIEYKIDSICQIPINSKIGLSFEVVLKNILRQDPDIIFIGEIRDKFSLNIALQASLTGHLVIASIHANSTIETISRLIDLEADPFLISTTLKLIMAQRLVLNYCKFCGSVGCIKCNFTKFYDRSCIAEILKVDENISSLIFKKASISEFKEYLKTVNFKTLLDDGKSKVSQNLTSLEEVYKVVTL encoded by the coding sequence ATGAAGAGTATCTTAAAAAACTTGATTGATTATTCATTATTCGAAAGATATGACACAGAGTATTTTATAAAAAATAAAATTGTTCCTCTTTTTGAAGATAATATTTATTTGAAAGTAGCTGTTTGTAAAAGCTCAAATTTAAATAGTATAAAGAACGATTTTGTAAAATTAATAAGTTATGAAGAGGTTGATGAGTTAGAATTATTATTTATTCTGAGTAATTTAGATAGAAAAATTTCTCTTTTTACATTATGCACAAAATCTATTTTTCAAAATAGTTTTGAAAAATATGTAAATCAATTTTTGGATGAATTATTGCTTTTTTCAATAGAAGTTCGTGCAAGTGATATTCATATTGAAAAATATAAAGAATTAGTTGTATTTAAATTTAGAGTAGATGGAAAATTAAAAACTTTTTTTACATTTAAAGAAGAATTTTTTAGATTGATTTCATCTTATATAAAATTAATTTCTAATTTGGATATGACCATGACACGTCTTCCTCTGGATGGAAGATTTTCTTTAACTATAGAAAATAAAAAATATGATTTTAGAGTTTCAACAATGCCTACTTTAGAAGCTGAATCAATAGTTCTAAGAATTTTAGATAATAAAAATATAAATAAAAATCTTCTAACTTTAGGCTTATCTATAAATTTATTGGATGTTCTGAAAGAAAGTTTGAAATTAACTCAAGGTTTAATATTGATTTCAGGTCCTACTGGAAGTGGAAAAACTACAACTTTATATTCCATATTAAAAGAATTAAATAGTGAAGAAAAAAAGATTATTACAGTTGAAGATCCAATTGAATATAAAATTGATTCTATTTGTCAAATTCCTATAAATTCAAAGATTGGACTTAGTTTTGAAGTTGTATTGAAAAATATTTTAAGACAAGATCCTGACATTATATTTATTGGAGAAATAAGAGATAAATTTTCGCTAAATATTGCTTTACAAGCTTCTTTGACTGGACATTTGGTAATTGCGAGTATTCATGCAAATTCAACTATAGAAACTATTTCAAGGCTTATAGATTTGGAAGCTGATCCTTTTTTGATTTCAACTACCTTAAAACTTATAATGGCTCAAAGATTAGTTTTAAATTATTGTAAATTTTGCGGTTCAGTTGGTTGTATAAAATGTAATTTTACAAAGTTCTATGATAGATCTTGTATCGCTGAGATTTTAAAAGTTGATGAAAATATTTCATCTTTGATATTCAAAAAAGCTTCAATTTCTGAATTTAAAGAATATCTAAAAACAGTAAATTTTAAAACACTCTTAGATGATGGAAAAAGTAAAGTATCACAAAATCTTACTTCTTTAGAGGAAGTTTATAAAGTGGTTACATTGTAG
- the def gene encoding peptide deformylase: MVREVITYPNKLLRLKSKDVVQFDLELHTLLDDMYETMMSQNGVGLAAIQVALPLNVLIINIPNEEDIQDKKDLIEAINPVITHKDGTQIFTEGCLSVPGFSEDVTRAQHIIVEYFDRYGNKQTMECEDFLAVAWQHEMEHLSGHLFIENLSILKRKKFEKEWKKRMKDKK; the protein is encoded by the coding sequence ATGGTTAGAGAAGTTATAACTTATCCAAATAAATTACTTCGATTAAAATCTAAAGATGTAGTACAGTTTGATTTAGAACTGCATACACTTTTAGATGATATGTATGAAACAATGATGTCTCAAAATGGGGTAGGGCTTGCTGCAATTCAAGTTGCACTTCCTCTAAATGTTTTAATAATAAATATTCCTAATGAAGAAGATATTCAAGATAAAAAAGATTTAATTGAAGCAATTAATCCTGTAATTACACATAAAGATGGAACTCAAATTTTCACAGAAGGTTGTTTGAGTGTCCCTGGATTTAGTGAAGATGTAACAAGAGCTCAACATATCATAGTTGAATATTTCGACAGATATGGAAATAAACAAACGATGGAATGTGAAGATTTTTTAGCTGTTGCCTGGCAACATGAAATGGAACATTTATCAGGACACTTATTTATTGAAAATTTATCTATTTTAAAAAGAAAAAAATTTGAAAAAGAGTGGAAAAAGAGAATGAAAGATAAAAAGTAA
- the ectB gene encoding diaminobutyrate--2-oxoglutarate transaminase, giving the protein MRIFENLESEVRGYIRSFPTIFKKAKGAILTDEQGVEYIDFFAGAGTLNYGHNNEHISKALIEYLQEDGIVHGLDMATTAKKEFLQTFESLILKPRNLEYKLQFTGPTGTNAVETALKLARLVKGRSNIVAFTNGYHGLSQGALAITGNNEYRDESYISRTNATFMPFDGYFDDTNTLKYFRKFLEDGSSGVDLPAAVILETIQGEGGINVASKEWLQELEAICREFDILLIVDDIQVGNGRSGEFFSFEFAGITPDIVTLSKSIGGGLPMALLLFKPQLDQWKPGEHTGTFRGNNLAFVASKVSLEHYWQNDNISKAVFYKEKILRTTLEKIAEKYKDTYEIEIRGRGLAYGFEIKNDKSMASDLSSIAFEEQLIVETCGSEGQVVKFLPPLLIDEELLIEGLKRFEKAVDRLIVERKNNLKGEY; this is encoded by the coding sequence ATGAGAATATTTGAAAATTTAGAATCAGAAGTAAGAGGTTATATTAGAAGTTTTCCAACTATTTTTAAAAAAGCAAAAGGTGCTATATTAACAGATGAACAAGGTGTAGAATATATAGATTTTTTTGCAGGTGCTGGAACTTTAAATTATGGTCATAATAATGAACATATCAGTAAAGCTCTAATTGAATATTTACAAGAAGATGGAATAGTTCATGGTCTAGATATGGCAACAACAGCAAAAAAAGAGTTTTTACAAACTTTTGAAAGCTTAATCTTAAAGCCAAGAAATCTTGAATATAAATTGCAATTTACAGGACCAACTGGTACAAATGCAGTTGAAACAGCACTAAAACTAGCAAGACTTGTAAAAGGTAGAAGTAATATTGTAGCTTTTACAAATGGCTACCATGGTTTATCTCAAGGAGCTCTTGCAATTACAGGGAACAATGAATATAGAGATGAAAGTTATATAAGTAGAACCAATGCAACATTTATGCCATTTGATGGATATTTTGATGATACTAATACATTAAAATATTTTAGAAAATTTTTAGAAGATGGAAGTAGTGGTGTTGATTTACCAGCTGCAGTAATTCTTGAAACAATTCAAGGAGAAGGTGGAATAAATGTAGCCTCTAAAGAATGGTTACAAGAACTTGAAGCAATTTGTAGAGAATTTGATATTTTATTAATAGTTGATGATATACAAGTTGGTAATGGTAGAAGTGGAGAATTTTTTTCATTTGAATTTGCAGGTATCACTCCTGATATTGTAACATTATCTAAATCAATTGGTGGTGGGTTACCAATGGCTCTTCTATTATTTAAACCCCAATTAGACCAGTGGAAACCAGGTGAACATACAGGAACATTTAGAGGAAATAATCTTGCATTTGTTGCTTCAAAAGTATCACTTGAACATTATTGGCAAAATGACAATATCTCAAAAGCTGTTTTTTATAAAGAAAAAATTTTAAGAACAACACTTGAAAAAATTGCAGAAAAATACAAAGACACTTATGAAATAGAAATAAGAGGAAGAGGTTTAGCATATGGATTTGAGATAAAAAATGACAAATCAATGGCTAGCGATTTATCTTCAATTGCTTTTGAAGAACAATTGATTGTTGAAACTTGTGGAAGTGAAGGACAAGTTGTAAAATTTCTTCCACCTTTATTAATAGATGAAGAATTATTAATAGAAGGATTAAAAAGATTTGAAAAAGCTGTAGATAGACTTATTGTTGAAAGAAAAAATAATTTAAAGGGAGAATATTAA
- the era gene encoding GTPase Era, whose protein sequence is MTKCGYVSVVGRPNAGKSSLLNWLVGEKIAMVSHKANATRKRSNIIVMHNGDQIIFVDTPGIHETEKLLNQYMLDEALKAMGDCDLILYLAPITDKISYYEDFLEKNKKNVKHILLLTKIDFVSNAQIIEKMKEYEKFSNNYECIIPISIKKQTKQSDILNNVVKYLPVHPYLFDPEIITTEHLRDIFKEFIREAIFENISDEIPYEADVMINKVEEKSNVDVIKATIIVQKDTQKGMIIGKGATAIKRIGKDARAKIEKLTGKKCYLELFVSIKKGWTKNKEGLKALGYDITL, encoded by the coding sequence ATGACAAAATGCGGATATGTTTCAGTAGTTGGTCGTCCAAATGCTGGAAAAAGTTCTCTTTTAAATTGGCTTGTAGGTGAAAAGATTGCAATGGTTTCTCACAAGGCAAATGCTACAAGAAAAAGATCAAATATAATAGTTATGCATAATGGTGATCAAATTATATTTGTTGATACTCCAGGTATTCATGAAACGGAAAAACTTTTAAATCAATATATGTTAGATGAAGCTTTAAAAGCTATGGGAGATTGTGATTTAATTTTATATTTAGCTCCAATTACAGATAAAATTTCTTATTATGAAGATTTTTTAGAAAAAAATAAAAAAAATGTTAAACATATATTACTTCTCACAAAAATAGATTTTGTATCAAATGCACAGATTATTGAAAAGATGAAAGAGTATGAAAAATTTAGTAATAATTATGAATGTATTATTCCTATTTCTATAAAAAAACAAACAAAACAATCAGATATATTAAATAATGTTGTTAAATATTTACCTGTACACCCTTATTTATTTGATCCAGAGATTATAACTACTGAGCATTTAAGAGATATCTTTAAAGAATTTATTAGAGAAGCAATTTTTGAAAATATTAGTGATGAAATTCCATATGAAGCTGATGTTATGATAAATAAAGTAGAAGAAAAAAGTAATGTTGATGTTATCAAAGCAACAATAATTGTACAAAAAGATACTCAAAAAGGTATGATTATTGGTAAAGGTGCAACTGCTATAAAAAGAATTGGTAAAGATGCAAGAGCAAAAATAGAAAAATTAACAGGTAAAAAATGCTACTTAGAACTTTTTGTTTCAATTAAAAAAGGTTGGACAAAAAATAAAGAAGGATTAAAAGCTTTAGGTTATGATATAACTTTATAA
- the corA gene encoding magnesium/cobalt transporter CorA: MINCYVKKGNRLNVIEGIEFFDSNEDKNSVIWIDMLLPTIDEIRAVENLFDMKFPTKQESEEIELSSRYWEENNRIEINSYFLINDNKSAFNETVSFILQGTLLISVRYKKLESFNTFTKKLLISPREFKNGYSIFCQIIDIRIDADADTIENLSKEITKIRKHVFTDYSNDDEEILEKISYFEDLNMKIRENLTDKQRILNSLLKSQKFVDDKNELPIMLKDIKSLIDHTNFNFERLDYLQNIFIGILSIEQNKVIKIFTIVNVIFLPPTLIASIYGMNFEFIPELHWEYGYIFSIVFMIISSITPILIFKKKGWI, translated from the coding sequence TTGATTAATTGTTATGTGAAAAAAGGAAATAGACTTAATGTTATTGAAGGAATAGAATTTTTTGATAGCAATGAAGATAAAAATAGTGTAATTTGGATAGATATGCTTTTACCAACAATTGATGAAATAAGAGCAGTTGAAAATCTTTTTGATATGAAATTCCCTACGAAACAAGAGAGTGAAGAGATTGAGTTGAGTTCTCGATATTGGGAAGAAAATAATAGAATAGAAATAAATAGTTACTTTTTGATAAATGATAATAAATCAGCTTTCAATGAAACGGTATCATTTATATTACAAGGTACATTATTGATTTCTGTTAGATATAAAAAATTGGAGAGTTTTAATACTTTTACTAAAAAACTTTTAATTTCTCCAAGAGAGTTTAAAAATGGTTACTCTATTTTTTGTCAAATTATAGATATTCGAATTGATGCTGATGCTGATACAATTGAAAATTTATCAAAAGAAATTACAAAAATAAGAAAACATGTATTTACAGATTATTCAAATGATGATGAAGAAATTCTTGAAAAGATTTCATACTTTGAAGATTTAAATATGAAAATTAGAGAAAATTTGACAGATAAACAAAGAATTTTAAACTCTTTATTAAAATCTCAAAAATTTGTTGATGATAAAAATGAATTACCAATTATGTTAAAAGATATTAAATCCTTGATTGATCATACAAATTTTAATTTTGAAAGATTAGATTATTTACAAAATATCTTTATTGGTATTTTGAGTATTGAACAAAATAAAGTTATAAAAATCTTTACAATTGTAAATGTTATATTTCTTCCTCCAACATTAATAGCAAGTATTTATGGAATGAACTTTGAGTTTATTCCCGAACTTCATTGGGAATATGGATATATATTTTCAATAGTTTTTATGATAATTTCTTCAATAACACCAATTTTAATATTTAAAAAGAAAGGTTGGATTTAG
- the ectA gene encoding diaminobutyrate acetyltransferase — translation MNGIIFSKPCIENSKDIFNLIKRCDTLDLNSEYLYLLQCSHFKKTCGIAILENEVIGFVSGYFIPDKNDTLFIWQVAVDEKFRGQNIAIKIIIDIYNRNNINNKIKYILSTVSPSNNSSKRVFEKLADNFNTKIENKTLFSLNDFLDSHEEEIQYLIGPINN, via the coding sequence ATGAATGGAATAATATTTTCAAAACCTTGTATAGAAAATTCAAAAGATATTTTTAATTTAATAAAAAGATGTGACACTCTTGATTTAAATTCAGAATATCTTTATCTATTACAATGTTCTCATTTTAAAAAAACTTGTGGAATTGCTATTTTAGAAAATGAAGTAATTGGTTTTGTATCTGGATATTTTATTCCTGATAAGAATGATACTTTATTTATTTGGCAAGTAGCAGTTGATGAAAAATTTAGAGGACAAAATATTGCCATAAAAATTATTATTGATATATATAATAGAAATAATATTAATAATAAAATCAAATATATATTATCAACTGTTTCACCAAGTAATAACTCTTCAAAAAGAGTATTTGAGAAACTTGCAGATAATTTTAATACAAAGATTGAAAATAAAACTCTTTTTTCATTGAATGATTTTTTAGATTCACATGAAGAAGAAATTCAATATCTAATTGGACCAATAAACAACTAA
- a CDS encoding YifB family Mg chelatase-like AAA ATPase: MKIIKSASLDTIDAICIDVESTFTKGLPNFTIVGMISTSISESRDRVKSALLINGFKFPPLKITINLSPSEISKKGTHFDLAIALQIAFFDTNKIDFSDYYFFGELALDGNIKDTSLIFPLVLSLSKKGQINKVVVCEESAKKLVNIPNLEIYKIKNLNDAIEFVKIEDKEKYLYEKKDIKYKTLQIEDEKYFYDTNYLEDFKDVIGQDMAKFAAMISAAGNHNLIMEGSPGCGKSMISKRLRYIMPPMSLEEILEKAKLQALDFKEVDFIPLRAFRSPHHSSTKSSIFGGGSSNARMGEIALSNNGILFFDELPHFPKSVLEALREPLEDNKILISRVNNKILYETKFIFIAAMNPCPCGNLLSSVKECRCNELEIQRYKNRLSEPFLDRIDLYLVMNDSFNDTKNRVTSKELHENVIKAFTKQKNRGQKELNGKLADEDIKKYCILDEESQIIMEKARFNYQLSFRSINKVLKVARTIADLNDNEIITKNDILQSLNFRRR, encoded by the coding sequence ATGAAAATCATAAAATCAGCATCTTTAGATACAATTGATGCAATATGTATAGATGTTGAATCAACTTTTACCAAAGGCTTACCAAATTTTACAATAGTAGGTATGATTAGTACGAGCATAAGCGAATCAAGGGACAGAGTAAAATCAGCACTTTTAATAAATGGTTTTAAATTTCCTCCTTTGAAAATTACAATAAATTTATCTCCTTCTGAAATATCTAAAAAAGGGACTCATTTTGATTTAGCAATTGCTTTACAAATAGCTTTTTTTGATACTAATAAAATTGATTTTAGTGATTATTATTTTTTTGGTGAATTAGCACTCGATGGTAATATTAAAGATACAAGTTTGATTTTCCCTTTAGTTTTATCTTTATCAAAAAAAGGGCAAATTAATAAAGTTGTAGTTTGTGAAGAAAGTGCAAAAAAATTAGTAAATATTCCTAATTTAGAAATTTATAAAATAAAAAATTTAAATGATGCTATTGAATTTGTAAAAATAGAAGATAAAGAAAAATATTTATATGAAAAAAAAGATATTAAATATAAAACTTTACAAATAGAAGATGAAAAGTATTTTTATGATACAAATTATTTGGAAGATTTCAAAGATGTGATAGGTCAAGATATGGCAAAATTCGCTGCTATGATAAGTGCTGCTGGAAATCATAATTTGATAATGGAAGGAAGTCCTGGTTGTGGTAAATCTATGATTTCTAAAAGATTGAGATATATTATGCCACCAATGAGTTTAGAAGAAATTTTAGAAAAAGCTAAACTCCAAGCATTGGATTTTAAAGAAGTGGATTTTATTCCATTGAGAGCTTTTCGTTCTCCTCATCATTCAAGTACCAAATCCTCAATATTTGGCGGCGGAAGTTCAAATGCAAGGATGGGAGAAATTGCATTAAGTAATAATGGTATTTTATTTTTTGATGAATTACCTCATTTCCCAAAATCAGTTTTAGAAGCACTTAGAGAACCATTGGAAGATAATAAAATATTGATTTCTCGAGTTAATAATAAAATATTATATGAAACTAAATTTATTTTTATAGCAGCTATGAATCCTTGTCCATGTGGAAATCTCCTGTCTAGTGTAAAAGAGTGTAGATGTAATGAACTTGAAATCCAAAGGTATAAAAATAGATTAAGTGAACCATTTTTAGATAGAATAGATTTATATTTAGTTATGAATGATAGTTTTAATGATACTAAAAATAGAGTGACATCTAAAGAATTGCATGAAAATGTAATAAAAGCATTTACAAAACAAAAAAATAGAGGTCAAAAAGAATTAAATGGTAAATTAGCTGATGAAGATATAAAAAAATATTGTATTTTAGATGAAGAAAGTCAAATTATTATGGAAAAAGCAAGATTTAATTATCAATTATCTTTTAGAAGTATAAATAAAGTTTTAAAAGTTGCTAGAACAATTGCTGATCTAAATGATAATGAAATAATTACAAAAAATGATATTTTACAAAGTTTAAATTTTAGAAGAAGATAA
- a CDS encoding type II secretion system F family protein has product MKKYKIKYQSEEKIEKIILETSDLSKEKLPKNIIEIKEYKNYLKIDFRRKKRINEKKLNLLFYELSLMLQSNINISDALDILIKNKKDKQIVEFLNTIKYSLSNGKAIDKNLENFKINQIILSFLKISQDTGNIALNIKALSKLLIENQEIKKSFYKAIFYPIILVISFFLSLFAIFSFVIPKFKIIFSQTQNELPLATKILLQTEYFFENYFLYLFLVFLLFLLLISFFYKKNSNFEYKIDKFFVEKIILIKDIYLYMQLYKLFLVIDIMLKSNYEFHKAFISSKILLKNKYLLDKIYIIDNLLQNGESINDSFLRTQIFDDIVLNLINTGEVSNSLSITIDEIKKIYKNRFDDKMNLLISLIQPIFLIIIMGLILWIVLAIFMPIWDMGNMINI; this is encoded by the coding sequence GTGAAAAAATATAAAATTAAATATCAAAGTGAAGAAAAAATAGAAAAAATCATTTTAGAAACTTCAGATTTATCAAAAGAAAAATTACCAAAAAATATTATAGAAATTAAAGAATACAAGAATTATTTGAAAATAGATTTTAGAAGAAAAAAAAGAATAAATGAAAAAAAATTAAATTTACTTTTTTATGAACTAAGTTTAATGCTTCAATCAAATATAAATATATCTGATGCTTTAGATATTTTAATTAAAAATAAAAAAGATAAACAAATTGTTGAGTTTTTAAATACAATAAAATATTCATTATCAAATGGAAAAGCAATAGATAAAAATCTTGAAAACTTTAAGATAAATCAAATAATTTTATCTTTTTTAAAAATTTCTCAAGATACAGGAAATATTGCATTAAATATTAAAGCTTTAAGTAAACTATTGATAGAAAACCAAGAGATAAAAAAGAGTTTTTATAAGGCGATATTTTATCCAATTATTTTAGTTATAAGTTTTTTCCTTTCTTTATTTGCAATTTTTAGTTTTGTAATTCCTAAATTTAAAATAATTTTTTCTCAAACTCAAAATGAACTTCCTTTGGCTACTAAGATTTTATTACAAACTGAATATTTTTTTGAAAACTATTTTTTATATTTATTTTTAGTTTTTTTGTTATTTTTACTATTAATAAGTTTTTTTTATAAAAAAAATAGTAATTTTGAATATAAAATTGATAAGTTTTTTGTTGAAAAAATAATTTTAATAAAAGATATTTATTTATATATGCAACTGTATAAACTATTTTTAGTAATAGATATAATGTTAAAATCAAACTATGAATTTCATAAAGCTTTTATTTCTTCAAAAATTTTATTAAAAAACAAATATCTTTTAGATAAAATATATATAATTGATAACTTATTACAAAATGGTGAAAGTATCAATGATTCTTTTTTAAGAACACAAATATTTGATGATATAGTTTTAAATCTGATTAATACAGGTGAGGTTTCTAACTCTTTAAGTATTACAATAGATGAAATAAAAAAGATTTACAAAAATAGATTTGATGATAAAATGAATTTACTAATATCTTTAATACAACCTATATTTTTAATCATAATTATGGGATTAATTCTTTGGATAGTATTGGCAATATTTATGCCTATTTGGGATATGGGAAATATGATAAACATTTAA
- a CDS encoding ectoine synthase, which yields MIVRDIRKEIIGTSKEVFAKDNQWVSRRMLLKEDGMGFSFHETIIKAHSKTHIHYKNHLEAVYCVSGDGKIEDLKTGIINEIYDGIMYALNENDEHYLYGGNVDMRLICVFNPPLTGKENHDENGVYPLID from the coding sequence ATGATTGTAAGAGATATAAGAAAAGAAATTATTGGAACATCAAAAGAAGTATTTGCAAAAGATAATCAATGGGTTAGTAGAAGAATGTTATTAAAAGAAGATGGAATGGGCTTTTCATTTCATGAGACTATAATAAAAGCTCATTCAAAAACACATATTCATTACAAAAATCATTTAGAAGCTGTTTATTGTGTAAGTGGAGATGGAAAAATTGAAGATTTAAAAACTGGCATTATCAATGAAATTTATGATGGAATTATGTATGCGTTAAATGAAAATGATGAACATTATTTGTATGGAGGGAATGTTGATATGAGATTAATTTGTGTATTTAATCCTCCACTTACAGGAAAAGAAAATCATGATGAAAATGGTGTTTATCCATTAATTGATTAA